The following is a genomic window from Candidatus Brocadiaceae bacterium.
CGATCTGGGGCTCTCGCAGGTGACGCATATCTTCAACGCGATGCCGCCCATCCACCACAGGACTCCCGGCGTGCTGACGGCCGCGTTCCTGCGCCGGGAACTGAAGGTCCACCTCATCGCCGACGGCATCCACGTCCATCCGGCCATCGTCACGCTCCTCCACCGGCTCAAGGGCGAGAGCGGCATCATCCTCATCTCCGATGCCGTCACCCCCAGCGGGTGCGAGGACGGAACGTACGAGTTCTCGGACCAGGAGGTGACCGTGCGGCGGGGGCGCGCCTACCTGCGCGACGGCACGCTGGCCGGCAGCACCGTCACGCTCGACCGCTCCGTCAAGTTCCTCGTCGAGAACACCGACATTCCCATCCAGGAGGCCGTGCGGATGGCCACCCTGAATCCTGCGCGCGCCCTGGCGCTGGACCGGCAGAAGGGCGTCATCGCCGTCGGGCGCGATGCCGACCTGGTGGTGCTTGACAAGGGACTGGAGGTCGACACGGTGTTGATCGGCGGGCGGGCCGTCTACCGGCGGCCGGAGGGGACCGCGCTGCGGCCGCCCGGCATGCCCGCCGGGTCCTGAGGAGTCGATGCCCATGACTCGGCTTCGGGAGCGGCTGCGCCCGCTCGGCGCATGGCTGGTGCCGGCCCTTCTGGTCGGTGTGACGGTTGCGTGCGCACTCCCGAAGGCGGACGGCGGGGCCGTGCACGGCCTCGACGGTGCCGTGCTGACCGCGCTGCGACAGCCGGGCGACCCGCGGGCACCCGTCGGGCCCGCGTGGCTGACGGGCATGGTCCGCGACGTCACGGCGCTCGGCTCCACCGGAGTGCTGGTGTTCGTGACGGCCGCCGCCCTGGGCATCCTGCTGCTGGTCGACGAACGGCGGGGCGCCTGGCTGCTGGCGGCGTCGGTCGGCGGGGGGTTTCTCCTGAGCTATCTGCTGAAGGCGTGGATCGGCCGCGCACGGCCCGAGATGGCCGCGCCCGGAGTCGTCGCGTTCGGGGCCAGCTTCCCCAGCGGGCACAGCACGATGTCGACCGTCGTGTACGCCACGATCGCGCTGCTGCCGGCGCGTGCGCACGTCCGACGCGCCCTCCGGCTCTACCTGATCTCGATCGCCGTCGTTCTGGCCGCCCTCGTGGGGGCCAGCCGCGTGTACCTGGGGGTACACTGGCTGTCCGACGTTCTGGGCGGATGGTGCGTGGGGGCCGCCTGGGTGCTGCTCTGCCGCCGCGTCGGCCGGGCGGCAGAACGGCCGGCGCCGCCTTCCGGCTGACGGCGTGCAGCCCCTATCGGCTCAACGCGAACTCGAGCATGCTGCAATAGAGCGCGAGCTGGACCTCCAGGATCTCCTCCAGTCCCAGCAGGCGCACGCGGTCCGTGCGGACGCCGTGCGGGCACTCGAACGTGAACGGCACGCCTCCGCAGACGTGGTAGAGCATGCCGGTCAGGTTGAGCGAGGCCGGGAACTCGCCTCCTTCGGGCCGAGGCTCCGGCGCGCCGCCCGACGGGATGCCGAGCGGCTCCAGGCGGGCCTGGAAGACCCGGTAGAGCGCCCTGACGTGTTCCTGCACCGCCAGGGGGGTGTAGGCGGGCCGGCCGAAGTGCGGGGCGTGGCCGCTGCTGTGCAGGACGGCGGTCAGGTCCGGCCCCTCGCGGCGCGCCACGTCGAGGATGGCCGGCGCGGAGGCGCTCATCGCCCGCGTGAACTCGTCGTGCATCGGGTTCACGCCCGCGTCGTCGTAGTAGCATCCCAGGAAGCTCACCTGGTCGGCGCGCATCGGGTGCACGCGCTTGCACTGGGGCCAGCCGCACAGCCGGCCGTCGCTCCAGGTGCCCTGCCCCCAGAAGCGGATGTCGTCGCCCTCGAGGCCCTGCAGCGTGCCGGGCTCGAAGCGGGCCAGACCGTCCGGATTGCCCGTGGGCAGGATCAGAAGGCGGCACCGTTCGGCCAGGGCCCTCAACTCGTCCTGGGGGCGGCCGCGCAGGTCGGCGCCCGTCTCCATGACGTGCATCAGGTTCACCAGGCCGGTCAGACCCTCCACCTCGTGTCCGTGCACCGGGCCGACGAAGAAGACGACCGGCTTCGTGCGCGAGGCCCGGTCCATGTAGGCCGACGGCTCGCGGGCCGCCACGGCGGAGTTGAAGTTGGCCTTTCCGCCGGCGGACTCCCGCTCGCCGTAGGCGACCAGCCGGATGGGGCGGCCGCCCGGCGAGGTCCCCATGGTGCTCACCTCGCCCGCCTGCACGGCCGCAAGGTGTTCGTCCAGCCGGGCCAGACCGCCGCACCAGAATCCGGGCAGCGTGCGCTCGGGGATGCGGCTCCGGGCTTCCTCCAGGGTCATCAGCCGCCACGGTCGCGTCTCTTCGGCCATCGTGGATTCCCTTCCGTGGTCCGTCTACGCCGGGAGCATGCGCAGGAAGTTGTCGTGCGCGATCTTCACCAGCACTCTGCGGGGGATTCCCCGCCGGTCGAGCGCCTCCCAGAGGTCGCCCATGCGCGAGGGCTCGGGGACGGCCATCACCGCGCCCTCCGGCACGCCGTCGAAGTCCGTGCCGATGCCGACTCCGTCCTCGCCCATCAGATCCAGCGCGTGGAGCACGTGCTCGA
Proteins encoded in this region:
- a CDS encoding phosphatase PAP2 family protein translates to MTRLRERLRPLGAWLVPALLVGVTVACALPKADGGAVHGLDGAVLTALRQPGDPRAPVGPAWLTGMVRDVTALGSTGVLVFVTAAALGILLLVDERRGAWLLAASVGGGFLLSYLLKAWIGRARPEMAAPGVVAFGASFPSGHSTMSTVVYATIALLPARAHVRRALRLYLISIAVVLAALVGASRVYLGVHWLSDVLGGWCVGAAWVLLCRRVGRAAERPAPPSG